One genomic region from Ptychodera flava strain L36383 chromosome 14, AS_Pfla_20210202, whole genome shotgun sequence encodes:
- the LOC139148854 gene encoding blastula protease 10-like: MGFKNKTRQVSLQKGACQSEGIALQEIGHSIGLMHEHVRDNRDAFVSINEENIQSGREGNFEKRAPFNINTNLILYDVCSVMHYNSMAFSENGQPTIVANYPDYKNVIGKQRGLSHLDYQMINVMYSCNAHCGGVVTCSNGGYVGKDCTCVCPNGFMGDTCDDLVNQSVCGGKITVTSTGTVTSLNYPGNYGNNQECHWLLQAPPGSRISLKFDVFYIESGGSNCIYDRFEVRKEVYLDMCMLTYCAGTLQGETHESIDNTIMLSLYSDFSLSFQGFSATYSLI; this comes from the exons ATGGGATTCAAGAACAAAACACGTCAAGTTTCCCTGCAGAAAGGTGCCTGTCAATCA GAAGGTATAGCATTGCAGGAGATTGGCCATTCTATAGGCCTTATGCATGAACATGTCCGTGATAACAGGGATGCCTTCGTGTCCATCAACGAGGAAAATATACAGTCAGGTAGAGAAGGAAACTTTGAAAAGAGGGCTCCCTTTAACATCAACACCAATCTAATTCTATATGATGTCTGTTCTGTCATGCACTACAACTCAATG GCATTCAGCGAGAATGGACAACCGACAATCGTTGCCAACTATCCAGACTATAAAAATGTTATTGGCAAACAAAGGGGACTCTCCCATCTCGACTACCAAATGATCAACGTCATGTACAGTTGCAATG CACATTGTGGCGGCGTTGTTACTTGTTCCAACGGTGGTTATGTCGGTAAAGACTGTACATGCGTCTGTCCCAATGGCTTCATGGGTGACACGTGTGACGACTTGGTGAACCAATCAG TGTGTGGTGGCAAGATAACAGTGACGTCGACAGGTACCGTGACGTCACTAAACTACCCTGGTAACTATGGAAACAATCAAGAGTGTCATTGGCTGTTACAA GCACCACCTGGTTCCCGAATATCTCTTAAGTTCGACGTTTTCTATATAGAAAGCGGTGGTTCCAACTGTATCTACGACCGATTTGAAGTCCGGAAAGAAGTCTACCTCGACATGTGTATGTTAAC GTACTGTGCCGGAACTCTACAAGGAGAGACGCATGAATCCATTGATAATACAATCATGTTGAGTCTCTACTCGGATTTCTCTCTCAGTTTCCAAGGATTCAGCGCCACTTACTCCTTGATCTGA